Within the Microcebus murinus isolate Inina chromosome 16, M.murinus_Inina_mat1.0, whole genome shotgun sequence genome, the region cggctaatttttttttatatatatatcagttggccaattaatttctttctatttatagtagagacggggtctcgctcttgctcaggctggtttcgaactcctgaccttgagcaatccgcccgcctcggcctcccaagagctaggattacaggcgtgagccacagcgcccggcctaaagctGTATTTTATGTCACATTTAAATGAGGGTTTAACACTCTTAAATATCTACCAAAAGTAGATTACAGTGCATGAAGATCAACATAAAATGAACTTCACTTCTCAGCATCAcagataacaaatattttgaatacaGAAAGTCCAGGGATGGCTATTAGAAGTAAGAAAAGGTACAAAAGAAGTTTGCTTAGAAACACCAAATTTAGCAAAAAAATTGACTTCTCCCCCAAATCCAAACAATTGCGGTGTAGGTAACCACCAGAGCAAATGCTTCCTACGCTCGTCCCTTTAATACGCACGCGCTCCCGCCGCACCGTATGTGCAAGCGTGTGTACAAGAGACGCCCACGCACATcatacacacaagcacatgcaTCCACAGGGACGGACACACAGCTGGGTTTTGGTTGTTCTAGGCACTTTGTACCCACATTCTTAAGTCTGCCACCTTCCCATtgctttggacaagttacttcttCGGAGGCAGGACGTTTTCTTCAAAGAAGCCCTGGTTGACGACATTCCCCGCTGGGTAGTACCTGGCCACCACGAAGGAGGAGCCGTCACTCGCGGCCGCTTTCCCCACGCCCATCTTCTTTGTGTTCTTCCACACCATGGCCGTGAAGTGTCCGGTCCCCGAGGTGAAGCCGGGCTGCTGGAAGTTGTAGTTCTTGATCTCGCCGTACCATCTAGCAGCCACCTCCTTCCCTGTCTGATCGTAGGATGCCCACGCGAGGTTCTCCCCACACCGGCCGCGGCTGGACTGCCGGCTGTGCTCGAGGACCCTCGTGCTGGCCAGGGCCTCGGAATACTGCTGAGCCTCCCGGTTGAGCTGCTTGGACAGCTTCAGTGGGGGCACGCCGTGCTGCCGCCGGTACTCATTGTGGGCCTTCAGGACCTCGTTCTGAAACTGTCTGGAAGCTGACTTGCCCCTGGCCGGCTGCGCGCGCTGCTCGCTCCCCATGGGCATCAGTTCTAATTGCAGAGGAAGCGGCAGTGAACAAGACAAACCCAGTGCTCATTGGGGCTTATATTTTGCTGGGAGGAGACTGAATAAGTCAAATATGCCGTATGTTAAAAAAGACactataaggccgggcgcggtggctcacacctgtaatcctagcactctgggaggccaaggcaggaaggtcgcttgaggtcaggagtttgaaaccagcctgagcaagagcgagaccccgtctctactataaatagaaagaaagtaattggccaactaatatatatatagaaaaaattagccgggcatggtggcgcgtgcctgtagtcccagctactcgggaggctgaggcaggaggatcgcttgagcccaggagtttgaggttgctgtgagctaggctaatgccatggcactcactctagcctgggcaacaaagagagactctgtctcaaaaaaaaaaaaaaaaaaaaaaaacaacaaattaaaaaaaacgattaatttctttctatttatagtagagacggggtctggctcttgctcaggctggtttcgaactcgtgacctcgagcaatccgcttgcctccgcctcccagagtgctaggattactggcgtgagccactgtgcccagcccccgtctctactataaatagaaagaaattaattggccaactaatatatatagaaaaaattagccgggcatggtggcgcatgcctgtagtcccagctactcgggaggctgaggcaggaggatcgcttgagcccaggagtttgaggttgctgtgagctaggctgatgccatggcactcactctagcctgggcaacaaagcgagactcagtctcaaaaaaaaaaaaaaaaggattctcaCTACCCCATGCGTTTCTCTTTGAGTGAGATTGAATGTTTTTTCATGTATAAGTTATTAGTATtaatacttccttttttttttttgtttttttgagacagagtctcactttgttgtccaggctagagtgagtgccgtggcgtcagcctagctcacagcaacctcaaactcctgggcttgagtgatccttctgcctcagcttcccgagtagctgggactacaggcatgcgccaccatgcccagctaattttttatatatatatcagttggccaattaatttctttctatttatagtagagacggggtctcgctcttgctcaggctggttttgaactcctgaccttgagcaatccgcccgcctcggcctcccaagagctaggattacaggcgtgagccacagcgcccggcctttttttttttttgagatggggtctgtgtcacccaggctggagtgtagtagcaccatcatagctcactcctgggctcaagcggtcgaACCTctcacctgagcctcccaagtagctgggattacaggtgtatgccaccatgcccagcaaatttttttttattttttgtagagatggggtcttgctcttgctcaggctggtctcgaactcctgacatgaagcaagcctcccacctcagcctcccagcatgttaggattataggcatgagccactgcaccaggcccagataatttatttaatgccATCCTCCCATTCTTTTACTAGAACTCCTTCTTACTCAGGTATAAGAGGTTGATTCAGTCCT harbors:
- the LOC105876971 gene encoding Golgi-associated plant pathogenesis-related protein 1-like isoform X1 → MRDTAVPIVTSELMPMGSEQRAQPARGKSASRQFQNEVLKAHNEYRRQHGVPPLKLSKQLNREAQQYSEALASTRVLEHSRQSSRGRCGENLAWASYDQTGKEVAARWYGEIKNYNFQQPGFTSGTGHFTAMVWKNTKKMGVGKAAASDGSSFVVARYYPAGNVVNQGFFEENVLPPKK
- the LOC105876971 gene encoding Golgi-associated plant pathogenesis-related protein 1-like isoform X2 yields the protein MAAEGTAELMPMGSEQRAQPARGKSASRQFQNEVLKAHNEYRRQHGVPPLKLSKQLNREAQQYSEALASTRVLEHSRQSSRGRCGENLAWASYDQTGKEVAARWYGEIKNYNFQQPGFTSGTGHFTAMVWKNTKKMGVGKAAASDGSSFVVARYYPAGNVVNQGFFEENVLPPKK